GCCCTGCTGGAGTGGCCGAGCTCGAAGCAGGGCGAGGGCACGATGCGGATCAGTGGGTACGCCGGGGGCGAGGCCTACGAGATGCCCGTGCCGGTGGCCACGGTCAACGACACCACGCTGAGTTTCGAGGCCGGGGTGCGGCACCGGGCCGGGATCCGGGTGGAACCGGATGCGGCGAACCGGGTCTTCCTCAACGGTGAGCTGGTGCGGCCCGAAGACCACGTGGCCGACATCATCGAGGGTTTCGGGCAGGTCTACGCCTGGTTCGAGGCCGATCCGAAGCGCACGGCCGGTCTGGTGCGGGAGCTCTTCGGCCGGGCGCCGATCCGGTTCATCAACTGGGGCACCCAGATCTACAGCCAGCTGCTGATGGCCTCGCGGCACCCGCGCTGCCTGACCGACCCGCTCGAGGTGGACTGGCTCTTCAACACGATGCGCACGTTCCCCCGCACCTGGGACGCCGACGGTGTGCTGGCCGACCGGGAATTGCGCTCGATGTGGCGGCTCGACGTGCCCATCTTCACCGCCCCGGCCGATGCCGCCCACCTGGTGCACGACCACGACGAGCGCCTGGACAGCCCGCTCGACGCCAGCCCGGCCGAGTTCGCCGCCGGGCGCATCGCCCGTCTGGACCGGGCGAACCGCGAGCAGCAGCACCGGTACATCGCCGCGAGCCTGTCCGCCGCCGAGATCAGCAACCCCGACTTCGTGGAGACCTGCCTCGACCACGCCGCCCGCATCGGTGAGCACCTGTGCGAGCAGCTGCGGCCCGACGATGCGCCGGCTCCCTGGGAGTCGTGGGACACCAGCCGGGACATCGACGGCGACCAGGGCATGGCCCGGGTCGACGTGGAGGCCGATCTTTATCTCGGTTCTGCCGGGATCGCGCTGTTCCTGGCCCATCTCGACGCCGCCCGGCCCGACCCGCGCTTCCGCGCCGCCGCCCGCCGGGGCCTGGACCACGCGCTGCGGGAGGTCGACCTGACCCGGCCCGGCGCCTTCCAGGGCGTGGGCGGGCTCGTCTACCTGCTCAACCACCTGGGAAAGCTGTGGGACGACGCGTCGCTCACCGCGACGGCCCGGGAGTTCCTGCCGCGCCTGGCCCATCTGGCCGAGATCCACGACTCGAACGACATTCTCACCGGCCGGGCCGGCCTGGTGCCGGTGCTGCTCGGCCTCGCCCCCGATCCGTCCGACGTGAGTGATCCGGCCGTGGCCCTGGCCCACCGGTGCGGCGAACTCCTGCTGGACCGGGCCGTGGAAGGTGACCACGACGTCCTCAGTTGGCCCCTGACCGAACCCGACGAAGCGACCGGCAACCTGACCGGATTCGCCCACGGCGCCGGGGGTATCGGGTGGGCCCTGATCCTGCTGGGCACCACCGCCGGTCGGGACGACTGGACCGCGGCGGGTCGGCGGGCATTTGCCTACGAGGCGAGCCATTACGACGGCGACGTACAGGACTGGTACGACCTGCGCCGGCGGGGCGGGGGCGTGCAGAAGAACGGCCGCCACTACGCGAACGCCTGGTGCAACGGCGCCGCCGGTATCGGCCTGAGCCGGATCTCGGCCTGGCACCTGCTGGGAGGTGACGACGAGCTGATGCTGCGCGAGGCCCATCAGGGGCTGGCCGCCACCCTGCGCAACCTCACCCAGCTGCGCAACGACACGCTCTGCCACGGCAGGTCGGGGAATGCCGAGCTGCTGCTGCGTTTCGCCCTGCTGAAAGAGGAGCCGGCGTTCCAGCTGGAGGCCAATGTGCAGGTGCAGAGCCTGTGGCGCAGCGTCGACGAGGCGCTGGCCGGAACCGCCGAGGGCACCGCCGGATTCTTCCCGGGGCTCATGCTCGGGCTCTCCGGGTTCGGTCTGCACCTGCTGCGGCTGGCCCGTCC
This window of the Kineosporia sp. NBRC 101731 genome carries:
- a CDS encoding type 2 lanthipeptide synthetase LanM family protein, coding for MTSTVVRDETVTGSAPSLRLAARAANLAERTAVVRQLERQGRLPGAQEVPPADAFQTWRNERTAGKLADKFGQEALHRNHPPRHTKDDIAHILEFYRRFEETLALEEHPGDQAEYLEHLQESWLPTYRAALHGYVPPATKRYDRLAVACAPFLELLETELRAEVALAGTDFAPQVVEELGHHLLGRFELAVAWALEAEANVHLSRTGQKPETGDYLAFLDATFRDESAYHEFYLRFPVLGRWLAEATGLALQTGRDLITRLDADGDLLAIERVTAVRPGKSDYHAGGRTVVMVEVETAQGPTSYVYKPRDISAEAAVQKLLGILSAEAGTGSAGRRVWLRPGYGYEEMIPAGRNHVETLEQARQVYRDLGAHLATFYVLGGTDLHLENIIVADGHAHVCDCETVLGVLPTGQSRPAGTLLDSVFKTALLEWPSSKQGEGTMRISGYAGGEAYEMPVPVATVNDTTLSFEAGVRHRAGIRVEPDAANRVFLNGELVRPEDHVADIIEGFGQVYAWFEADPKRTAGLVRELFGRAPIRFINWGTQIYSQLLMASRHPRCLTDPLEVDWLFNTMRTFPRTWDADGVLADRELRSMWRLDVPIFTAPADAAHLVHDHDERLDSPLDASPAEFAAGRIARLDRANREQQHRYIAASLSAAEISNPDFVETCLDHAARIGEHLCEQLRPDDAPAPWESWDTSRDIDGDQGMARVDVEADLYLGSAGIALFLAHLDAARPDPRFRAAARRGLDHALREVDLTRPGAFQGVGGLVYLLNHLGKLWDDASLTATAREFLPRLAHLAEIHDSNDILTGRAGLVPVLLGLAPDPSDVSDPAVALAHRCGELLLDRAVEGDHDVLSWPLTEPDEATGNLTGFAHGAGGIGWALILLGTTAGRDDWTAAGRRAFAYEASHYDGDVQDWYDLRRRGGGVQKNGRHYANAWCNGAAGIGLSRISAWHLLGGDDELMLREAHQGLAATLRNLTQLRNDTLCHGRSGNAELLLRFALLKEEPAFQLEANVQVQSLWRSVDEALAGTAEGTAGFFPGLMLGLSGFGLHLLRLARPDQVPSVLLLDPPNDL